From Glycine max cultivar Williams 82 chromosome 11, Glycine_max_v4.0, whole genome shotgun sequence, the proteins below share one genomic window:
- the LOC100805416 gene encoding uncharacterized protein isoform X2, producing METPSSTRRVITRSQTLSASNDALITVFRNIEDSEKNTSKSKTRVQQQQDQSALIDITNDSPIAGLANGVILGTPLAKQRRSKMKNTPGSGEALLRGQVKTLLLKVEEEVELSKFSLESMELVAPMPVNTPQFQNLSGLASVTNPSVVLKNPLIPQVVNHVFDGSESEKSVISRSLLFDFSEKSQLSNASEEFFSALSYEELVQAGKEISSCCIEGDDASIWSMQVNASTHDEEEDDEVTTAYEEDCCEDVEGEEEKEEYDEGGLLLDELCEGLNNISMNERIAPKFEGKHTRFVYNSDDEIVKEEVEENFGESASSTKILRLKGLPTPKGKHLRFYEEEDGKSAL from the exons ATGGAGACCCCATCGTCCACCAGAAGAGTAATAACAAGATCACAGACTTTATCTGCTTCCAATGATGCTCTCATCACAGTTTTCA GAAATATTGAAGATTCCGAAAAGAACACATCAAAGTCAAAAACAAGGGTGCAACAACAACAAGATCAATCAGCACTAATAGACATaacaaatgattctccaatcgCGGGGCTTGCGAATGGGGTAATTCTTGGTACCCCATTGGCGAAGCAGAGAAGAAGCAAAATGAAGAACACTCCAGGGTCTGGGGAAGCCTTGCTGAGGGGACAAGTGAAGACCCttttgcttaaggtggaagaaGAGGTCGAGCTTTCCAAGTTCTCGCTTGAAAGCATGGAACTTGTTGCACCAATGCCCGTGAATACGCCTCAATTTCAGAATCTTTCTGGTTTGGCTTCAGTTACCAACCCTTCTGTTGTTCTCAAAAACCCACTAATTCCTCAG GTGGTGAATCATGTATTTGATGGTTCTGAATCTGAAAAGAGTGTAATAAGCAGGTCCCTTTTATTTGACTTCTCAGAGAAATCTCAACTTTCGAATGCATCAGAAGAATTTTTCTCTGCGCTGAGTTATGAGGAACTAGTACAAGCTGGAAAGGAAATTAGTAGCTGCTGCATAGAAGGTGATGATGCTTCTATCTGGTCAATGCAGGTCAATGCAAGCACccatgatgaagaagaagatgatgaggtTACAACTGCATACGAAGAAGATTGTTGTGAGGAtgttgaaggagaagaagaaaaggaagagtATGATGAAGGAGGTTTGCTGCTTGATGAACTGTGTGAAGGGTTGAACAACATTAGCATGAATGAAAGGATAGCTCCAAAATTTGAAGGAAAGCACACAAGATTTGTTTACAACAGTGATGATGAGATTGTGAAAGAAGAGGTGGAAGAGAACTTTGGTGAGAGTGCTTCTTCAACTAAGATATTGCGTTTGAAAGGATTGCCGACTCCAAAAGGGAAACACTTACGCTTTTATGAGGAAGAGGATGGAAAATCTGCTTTGTGA
- the LOC100805416 gene encoding uncharacterized protein isoform X1: MMLSSQFSVSDFFSYNFNFSFSKLTQNNITRLSFAGNIEDSEKNTSKSKTRVQQQQDQSALIDITNDSPIAGLANGVILGTPLAKQRRSKMKNTPGSGEALLRGQVKTLLLKVEEEVELSKFSLESMELVAPMPVNTPQFQNLSGLASVTNPSVVLKNPLIPQVVNHVFDGSESEKSVISRSLLFDFSEKSQLSNASEEFFSALSYEELVQAGKEISSCCIEGDDASIWSMQVNASTHDEEEDDEVTTAYEEDCCEDVEGEEEKEEYDEGGLLLDELCEGLNNISMNERIAPKFEGKHTRFVYNSDDEIVKEEVEENFGESASSTKILRLKGLPTPKGKHLRFYEEEDGKSAL; this comes from the exons ATGATGCTCTCATCACAGTTTTCAGTGAGTGATTTTTTCTCttacaatttcaatttttctttctccAAACTCACCCAAAACAACATTACTCGTTTGTCTTTTGCAGGAAATATTGAAGATTCCGAAAAGAACACATCAAAGTCAAAAACAAGGGTGCAACAACAACAAGATCAATCAGCACTAATAGACATaacaaatgattctccaatcgCGGGGCTTGCGAATGGGGTAATTCTTGGTACCCCATTGGCGAAGCAGAGAAGAAGCAAAATGAAGAACACTCCAGGGTCTGGGGAAGCCTTGCTGAGGGGACAAGTGAAGACCCttttgcttaaggtggaagaaGAGGTCGAGCTTTCCAAGTTCTCGCTTGAAAGCATGGAACTTGTTGCACCAATGCCCGTGAATACGCCTCAATTTCAGAATCTTTCTGGTTTGGCTTCAGTTACCAACCCTTCTGTTGTTCTCAAAAACCCACTAATTCCTCAG GTGGTGAATCATGTATTTGATGGTTCTGAATCTGAAAAGAGTGTAATAAGCAGGTCCCTTTTATTTGACTTCTCAGAGAAATCTCAACTTTCGAATGCATCAGAAGAATTTTTCTCTGCGCTGAGTTATGAGGAACTAGTACAAGCTGGAAAGGAAATTAGTAGCTGCTGCATAGAAGGTGATGATGCTTCTATCTGGTCAATGCAGGTCAATGCAAGCACccatgatgaagaagaagatgatgaggtTACAACTGCATACGAAGAAGATTGTTGTGAGGAtgttgaaggagaagaagaaaaggaagagtATGATGAAGGAGGTTTGCTGCTTGATGAACTGTGTGAAGGGTTGAACAACATTAGCATGAATGAAAGGATAGCTCCAAAATTTGAAGGAAAGCACACAAGATTTGTTTACAACAGTGATGATGAGATTGTGAAAGAAGAGGTGGAAGAGAACTTTGGTGAGAGTGCTTCTTCAACTAAGATATTGCGTTTGAAAGGATTGCCGACTCCAAAAGGGAAACACTTACGCTTTTATGAGGAAGAGGATGGAAAATCTGCTTTGTGA
- the LOC100805954 gene encoding calcium-dependent protein kinase 28, which translates to MGICFSATKVSGSSSNNAAASNRNRKGLAAPAPAPPAQPELEPVTGKQKKQPSQAKRRQVPEDSQKNPRSKDKAGARRQGTHVPCGKRTDFGYEKDFENRFSLGKLLGHGQFGYTYVGIDKTNGDRVAVKRLEKSKMVLPIAVEDVKREVKILKELTGHENVVQFHNAFDDESYVYIVMELCEGGELLDRILAKKDSRYTEKDAAVVVRQMLKVAAECHLHGLVHRDMKPENFLFKSTKEDSPLKATDFGLSDFIKPGKRFQDIVGSAYYVAPEVLKRKSGPESDVWSIGVITYILLCGRRPFWDKTEDGIFKEVLRNKPDFRRKPWPTISNAAKDFVKKLLVKDPRARYTAAQALSHPWVREGGEALEIPIDISVLNNMRQFVKYSRLKQFALRALASTLNEGELSDLKDQFDAIDVDKNGSISLEEMRQALAKDQPWKLKESRVLEILQAIDSNTDGLVDFTEFVAATLHVHQLEEHDSDKWQQRSQAAFEKFDLDKDGFITPDELRMHTGLRGSIDPLLEEADIDKDGKISLPEFRRLLRTASMGSRPIMSPSHRHRKI; encoded by the exons ATGGGCATCTGTTTCTCTGCCACCAAGGTCAGCGGCTCTAGCAGCAACAACGCCGCCGCATCCAACCGTAACCGCAAAGGTCTGGCCGCGCCGGCCCCGGCGCCGCCAGCGCAGCCGGAGCTGGAGCCGGTGACGGGGAAGCAGAAGAAGCAACCGTCGCAGGCTAAACGGCGGCAAGTGCCGGAGGATTCGCAGAAGAACCCACGCTCCAAAGACAAAGCGGGTGCGCGTCGGCAAGGGACGCATGTTCCGTGCGGAAAGCGAACGGATTTCGGGTACGAGAAAGACTTCGAGAATAGATTCTCGCTCGGGAAATTGTTGGGACATGGACAATTCGGTTACACCTACGTTggaatagacaaaacaaatgGGGATCGTGTCGCCGTTAAGAGACTCGAGAAGAGCAAG ATGGTTCTCCCCATAGCGGTTGAGGATGTTAAGCGAGAAGTCAAGATATTGAAAGAACTTACAGGCCATGAAAATGTGGTTCAGTTCCATAATGCTTTTGATGATGAATCATACGTGTACATAGTTATGga GCTATGTGAGGGTGGAGAATTGCTAGATCGGATATTGGCCAA GAAGGACAGTCGTTATACTGAAAAAGATGCAGCTGTGGTTGTAAGGCAAATGCTTAAGGTTGCGGCTGAGTGTCATTTACATGGGTTGGTACACCGGGACATGAAACCAGAG aattttcttttcaagtCAACCAAAGAAGATTCACCTTTAAAGGCTACCGATTTTGGTTTGTCTGATTTTATAAAACCTG GAAAGAGGTTTCAAGATATTGTTGGCAGTGCTTACTATGTTGCACCAGAAGTGTTAAAACGAAAGTCAGGTCCCGAGTCAGATGTATGGAGTATTGGTGTGATTACATACATATTGCTTTGTGGGAGACGCCCATTTTGGGATAAGACGGAGGATGGTATCTTCAAGGAG GTCTTACGGAACAAGCCGGATTTCCGGCGGAAACCATGGCCTACCATAAGCAATGCTGcaaaagattttgtgaagaaATTGTTGGTAAAAGATCCTCGTGCAAGATATACTGCTGCTCAGGCTCTAT CACATCCATGGGTTAGAGAAGGAGGAGAGGCATTAGAGATTCCTATTGATATATCTGTCCTGAACAACATGCGACAGTTTGTGAAATATAGTCGGTTGAAACAATTTGCACTAAGG GCATTGGCTAGCACACTTAATGAAGGAGAGTTGTCTGATCTAAAAGATCAGTTTGATGCAATTGATGTGGACAAAAATGGTTCTATTAGTCTTGAGGAGATGAGACAG GCTCTCGCTAAAGATCAACCTTGGAAGTTGAAAGAATCACGTGTGCTGGAGATATTGCAAGCG ATAGACAGCAACACAGATGGGCTAGTGGATTTCACCGAGTTTGTGGCAGCTACATTACATGTACATCAATTGGAGGAACATGATTCTGACAAGTGGCAGCAGCGGTCACAGGCTGCTTTTGAGAAATTTGACTTGGATAAGGATGGCTTTATTACTCCAGATGAACTTAGAATG cATACGGGTTTGAGAGGCTCCATTGATCCATTGCTTGAGGAAGCCGATATAgataaagatggaaaaatcaGCTTACCAGAATTTCGTAGACTTCTAAGAACTGCAAGCATGGGTTCTCGACCCATAATGAGCCCAAGTCACCGCCATCGAAAGATTTAA